GGCGCGACTGATCACCTCTTCGGAGATGTCAGTGGGGAAAACCCCCAGCGTGCGCAGCTTGCCGCGGGCGGCACGGGCGCTGTCGGCGTCGATTACGCCGCTGACGGTGCGGCCGTCGGTGGCTAGGCCGCGATAACCAAAAACCGGCATTAAACCTCCGGCGCCGGTGCCCCAATTAGATGATATCTTCCTGGGTCACCGACAGTAATTCTTCGATCGTGGTTAGCCCGGCCAAAATCTGCTCGGCGCCGTCCTGGCGCAACAGCCGCATGCCGCGGCTGGTGCAGGCGCGTCGGATGGTGGCCGCATCGGCGTTCTTCATCACCAGCACCCGTACCTCGTCTTCCATCAGCATCAGTTCGTTGATGGCCGTGCGACCACGGTAGCCGGTACCGCGGCAAGCTTTACAACCGTTGGGGGCAGGGCGGTAAATAGGGCCCGTTAGCTGTGCCGGCCGCATCCCGATGCGCGACAGCTCCTCGGCGCTGGGGGTATACGGCACTTTGCATTCGCGGCACAGCAGCCGCACCAGGCGCTGTGCGACCACCGCCAGTATCGAGGAGGAGACCAGGAATGGCTCAATCCCCATGTCAACCAGCCGCGTGACGGCCCCGAAGGAGTCGTTGGTATGCAGGGTGGAGAAGACCAGATGACCAGTCAGAGCGGCCTGGATGGCGATTTCGGCAGTTTCGCTATCGCGAATTTCGCCCACCATTATGACGTTGGGATCCTGACGCAGGATTGAGCGCAGGCCGCTTGCGAAGGTCAGCTCGATCTTTGGATTGACCTGGACCTGGCCAATGCCGTGCAGCTGATACTCGATCGGATCTTCGATGGTAATGATGTTTTTGTCCACCGAATTGATCTGTTTGAGGCAGGCGTACAGGGTCGTGGTTTTGCCCGACCCGGTTGGACCGGTAACCAGGATGATGCCGTGGCTCTGATAGATCAGGCGGTTTAGCCGGCGCAGGTTCTCGCCCGCGAAGCCCAGCTTGTCCAGCTGCAAATCGACCAGATTTTGCGCCTGATCCAACAGCCGCAGTACGATCCGCTCGCCAAAGGCGGTGGGAATGGTGCTGACCCGCACATCGATGTCTCGGCCCGCGATTCGCAGCCGGATGCGGCCGTCCTGGGGTAGGCGCTTTTCGGCGATGTTGAGCCCCGACATGACCTTGACGCGCGACGTGATGGCAGACTGGAAGCGCTTCGGAGGCGAAATCACGTCGTAAAGGATACCGTCGACGCGAAAGCGCACGACCAGGTCGCTCTCGAAGCACTCTATATGGATGTCGCTGGCGCGATCCTTCACCGCCTGGGATAGCAAGCCGTTGACCAGCTTGATGATCGGCGCGGCGTCGTCGGAGTCCAGCAAGTCGCGGGGTTCCTGGGCCAATTCGTTGGCTACCAGCTCTAACCGCTCCTCGCCCAGATCGATCATCAAATCGTGCGGGGTGGTGTTGGCCGCCTGGTCGTAAGCGCGATTGAGCGCGTCGGTGATCACTTCGCTCGGCGCCACCACCGCTTCAATCGCTTGACCGTAGAGCAGGCGCAAGTCATCCAGGGCCTCGAAATTGGCCGGATCGGCGATCGCCACCGTGACCGCCTGGCCATCGTAATAGAGCGGCAGCAAACAGTTTTTCTTGGCGTAATTAATCGGAAGTTGGCTAATGAGCTTATGCTCGACCGTATGCTCGTCGATGTGAGCCTGGAAGGGCAGGTGGTATTGCTGGGCCAGCGCACGGGACAAACGCTGCGGTTCCAAAGCACCCATCTCGACCAACGTCGCGGCCAATTCCTGGCCGGGTTTGCGTCGCTGATGGGCGCGCTCCAGATCCTGCTGTGAGACCCAGGAGCGGTCAAGCAAAATTTCCTCAAAATTTTTCAGTGCGGTGGCCACCTAAGCTTCCTCTACCCAGGATAAATCCCAATCCTGCGGCCCGCGATTCCCTTCGGCCATCCGTATTACAACTTATGCCAAGGGGGCGTTGCAAGCGCCTGTGCTTCGGCGCAGACCGCTTTGCAAAACCCCGCTACAAGCGAGCGCCGAGGCTGCTCGCTTGCCAACCGGTAGCCCCCGGCTCTGGGGTTTCAACGACCGCCGCGGTCCACGATTTTTGTCGCTTGCGAGGCGAGCGAGCGCAATTTTATGATTTTCAGATACGCCAGCCATCCCTCAAAGGCACCATCGGAGAGCCCAAAGCAATGAAAACTTCGCACCGGTTGCTGCTGTTCATCCTGGCCGTCAGTGTGAGCGGATGCGCGTATGTCCCGACCTGGGCCGGAGGCAAGGGAACCGACCTGCCCACCTGGATGGGCGGAACGTCAACTTCCCTTACCTCCAGCAACGGGCTTAGCTCCTCAACTGAAACCGAGCGTCTGAGCCAAAACCTCGGCGCGCGGGTGCGTAGCAACATCGCCCGCGCCAATAGTAAGGGGATCGATACCAAGCTCGCGCTGGATTATCAGATGAGGGGCGATGCCGCGTTGCAGGCAGGGCGTTACACCGATGCCGCGGAAGAATACGGGCGCGCCGAGCAGGCGCTTGTTACCTCGGAGGAAATCGCCCAGGCTCAATTGAATCAACGCCAGGCCCAACTGGCCTATCGCCAGAGTCAGCTCAATGGGCAAGCTGAGTCGGCACCCCATCCTGCGACCCAGGCTGCGGTGGGTGGAGCGGGTGCCGTGGTCGCGCCTAGGCGACGCCACCTGAGCGCCGCCTACCGCGCCCGTAGCATGGCCGAGCGAGTGCGCAGGGAAATCGCCCAAGCCGAAGCGCAACGCATGGACGTATCCAAGGCGAAGCAGGCGCAGCACGCCGGTGACCAAGCGGTTGATCAGAAAAATTACGGCGATGCGATGCAAGCCTATCGACGCGCACGCCAGGAGCTCTCCTCTGCCAGTACCGCTGGCGGTACTCCCGCGGGTGGATCCGGCGCCAACCCAGGTCCCTAGATGGCAAACCCGGGTTAGAAGTGGCTGACCCCGGATTGAGGCATCTGGCCCATCGTGAAACCGAAACTAGCCCGCGCCTTGGTCGGCATGACATGCTTCTTCTTGTCCCATGAGACCAACGCGCCGTTGACGAAATGGAGGTCCAGGAAGTTGCCCGTGTCGCCTTCCTTGGCCCCGGTATAAAAAAGCGATGCCGCGATATCGTTGGTGTTGGCCCGCTGAGCGTAGCTCCACACCTCGGCGCCGTGAGCTTCATGGGTGGTTAGGTCAGGGATACCCCACTTGTCGCGGACGGCGTTCATGCTTTCACCCGGCTGTAGGGAATCCTCCATGCGGTGCGCGCGGATCTCGGTGGAGGCCTGATAGGCCGCACCGCAACCGCTCATCAGGAGTAAACCCAACACCAATAGCGCGAATTGACGCCTTTTCACGCCCGGGATTTTCGACGGCTGCTCGCCGCTTGTCAACGCCCCGCAAAAACACGCGCTAGAGAGCCAGACAAGCCCAGCGCTGTGGGGCGAGCGTTCGGTGCCGCTTATCTCAGCTGGAGCGAAACGAGCGAAAAGTACGACAAAGAGCCAAAAAGGCAATGAGCTCAAATACCTTTACAAGCCGCGGTCAAGGGAGTGGTGCTATCCGGACGGGCACGGCGGGCCCGCTCCACCAACCCCACTAATTTGCTGGACAGGACCTTCGCTCGCCGATGTCAGGTGTCCGGTGGGTCGGCGGATTATAAACAGTTAACGTTGCGCGGCCAGTTGGCGTTCAAGAAAATCACCGAGGCAGCTGGGCTTTGGTCCAGGAGGCCGAAAAGGATGGCCAAAGCGGGCACCTTGTCGATCATCGGGGTCTATCCGCCCATCGATAGTTTGCCGATCGGCAAGGCAAAAAAACCTGATTCTTAGGGCGGATAACTGCAACCACCACAAGTATCTTCCTGAGCTGAGCGAGACTGGTGCAGGCTGGCCATCGATCCGGCCTTGATTCTCAGTCAGCGCGAGCCCCTTGATTCGGCGATCGAGGCTTACAAGGCTTTTGACCTGCGCCGGCCAGGATGGCTGAAGGTCAAGCTGAGCCGGTCGCTTTGGCAGCCTGAGCCAGCCTTGTTTGTGGGCGGGTACCGCTGTTATGCGCAATGGCGGGTGAGGTATTGGCGGGGAGCGTGCTATAGTCGGGGCGATTCGGACTAAGGAGCGCATCACATGGCGCAGAAGCTCAAGCTGGTCAAAGGGGGCGCTCGCAAAGCC
Above is a genomic segment from Candidatus Binataceae bacterium containing:
- the gspE gene encoding type II secretion system ATPase GspE, encoding MATALKNFEEILLDRSWVSQQDLERAHQRRKPGQELAATLVEMGALEPQRLSRALAQQYHLPFQAHIDEHTVEHKLISQLPINYAKKNCLLPLYYDGQAVTVAIADPANFEALDDLRLLYGQAIEAVVAPSEVITDALNRAYDQAANTTPHDLMIDLGEERLELVANELAQEPRDLLDSDDAAPIIKLVNGLLSQAVKDRASDIHIECFESDLVVRFRVDGILYDVISPPKRFQSAITSRVKVMSGLNIAEKRLPQDGRIRLRIAGRDIDVRVSTIPTAFGERIVLRLLDQAQNLVDLQLDKLGFAGENLRRLNRLIYQSHGIILVTGPTGSGKTTTLYACLKQINSVDKNIITIEDPIEYQLHGIGQVQVNPKIELTFASGLRSILRQDPNVIMVGEIRDSETAEIAIQAALTGHLVFSTLHTNDSFGAVTRLVDMGIEPFLVSSSILAVVAQRLVRLLCRECKVPYTPSAEELSRIGMRPAQLTGPIYRPAPNGCKACRGTGYRGRTAINELMLMEDEVRVLVMKNADAATIRRACTSRGMRLLRQDGAEQILAGLTTIEELLSVTQEDII